From the genome of Maniola hyperantus chromosome 9, iAphHyp1.2, whole genome shotgun sequence:
aaatgttttagaatgcacaggtgaagacctttcatatgataccccaattgaaATAGTTATcgtatttcgaaaattgaaaatacttatttttagttcatgaccacaattaaattttttttgtgtgatgtaaccacaaattcacggtttccagatttttccccaaatttctgctataagacctacctacctgccaaatttcatgattctaggtcaacgggaagtaccgtgtaggtttcttgacagacagacagacagacagacagacagacagacagacagacagacggacggacggacggacagacagacacagacaaccaagtgatcctataaggattccatttttccttttgaggtacagaaccctaaaaagtagcctatgtccttccccgggatgcaagctatctctgtaccaaatttcgtcgaaatcagtTTAATGGCTGGGCCGTGAATGGCTAGTAGgcaaacagactgacagacacacattcacatttataatatcagtatggatatgTCAATAGCTTAATTACCCTACTACtagtatctaaattaaaaatgcTATGCCCAAACTGACATGATGCCCGTAGTTGTCTGTGTAAATTTAGGTCTGTTAAAAATCCtatgagaattctttgattttccagaataaaggGAGCCTATTTCCGTCTTCAAAAAGAAAACTGTCTCTGTACTCcttcaaatagatgatgcccataaTGATGGCATCCACATGAAATCAGGTTtttaaccggccaagtgagagtctgcaggctcgcgcaacgaggcttccgtactacagttgtattttttcgacattttgcacgataaatcaaaaactatgatgcataaaaataaataaaaatttgttttagaatgcacaggtgaagacctttcatatgataccccacttgataagttatcttactttgaaaattgaaaatactaattattagttcatgaccacaatttaatttttttgtgtgatgtgaccacaaattcacggtttcagatttttccccgaacgtctgctataagacctacctacctgccaaatttcataattctaggtcaacgggaagtaccctgtaggtttcttgacagaccgacagacagacaacaaagtgatcctttaagggttccgtttttccttttgaggtacagaaccctaaaaagtaacctatgtccatcctcgggatgtaagctatctctgtgccaattttttttaaaattggttaagtaaATGGACGGGCCttgaaaatgtaacagacacaCAAATAGATGcttttgtattcatattagtgtgaattatattatgtacatatctGTCTGTGTatgttttatataaaatttggtacagagattgcttGTACCATAGATAGGCGTAGGATAGTTTTAATCCTGGAAaaataaagaattcccacaggatttttaaacttaaatctGAATCAAAACAAAATCACAAGCAAAAGCAAGAATTATAAAAGTCTATCACTATGGACAGttcaataaagaaaatacaaaataagaaatatttgaataaaacttatttatttagagTTTTTGAATTGTGACTCACTTTTTGACATTCATCTAAATTGTTTGTGAACTACATTCACTTTTACCAATCATACCAAAACTTTCCTTTTTTGGAAATTATTTCAATATTAACTCAATGAATTACACACTTAAAGTCAGGGAAAATACTTATTCCAAAATTTTATAACTCAACATGCCTATAAAGCAGACAATAAGTTCGGAAATAACCCAAAATTTGCTACTGGTTCATCCTtggaacaaaaaattaaatgaaaaacctTCCTATAACAACATGTTACAAGAAAGTTACAAAAACACCTTTCATTTATTGTTGAAGGtgaatattaagtacttattattttaaaaatgtggcATTGAACATTATATTCCAATAAAAAATTCAGAATCTGCTAAGACAAAAACACTTTGTACAGTTAAGTATAATTTGGCAAGCAAAAGACAACCAATGATCTGGGGGAATCACAATACATCTTATAGGTTAGGAGTCCATCTGACAAACccaaatttaagtaaaatagcTATTGCTAAACCTAATTAACTTTTTACTCATCAGGTGGGAATAAACTTTGTATCTACTTAACTATGACCTGCCAAGTACTAGActgaagattattatttatagattttaaaaattaattaagtaagaaaTCTATCCAAAgtaaagaagtaggtatataactatTGTTTATAAACAATCACTTAaattttttctatttgtttACATCATTATGTTAGCGAATGTTACGATTTCAAAggaaaatcaagatttttttgtttcaactGCAGTATTTTTAACAGCAACAATACAGGAAAAGTTAACTTTAAAACAATGACGAAACATCGTGCATATTTTTTCGCAAAAAAAGCGTAATTTGACGAAAATTTATGccacaaataaaaaataggtcTTCTGAATGTCAAACGTACAAGATAAAGGGCACTGCCGAAGTTTTTTACGCGATTATATGCAAAATCCGGTCTCTCATATATTTCCGGCGCTGTGTAGTGTGTTTTCCCTGACGCAAAAAAATCGCGTAACGTCGACCATGACTCATCCGAGAGTGAAAACTTGTGATAAATTCTAAAATATACTAGCCAGACAtggaaaaacccaaataccttTATTCTTACCCATTGTTGTGGCATTGTAATCCGCTTGGGTGAAGTGGAGGCTGCATacttttgagtattttgtatacGGTTTCCCGCGTTTCAGTATGTTATTCCACTTATCAGCCATCGTTACGTCCCGAGGAAAACGGTGGAACTTTACGTTTTTAGTCTTGCCGGCGAGCGAAGTGCATTGTGGAACTGTACAATAATAACCCATCTTTTTTGTCGATTTCGCATCAACCTTTGTTATGATCACTCACGACAACCGCGAGGTTGTCCTTAAACACAACACCGTAGCGGAGGACTGTGAAATTATTTGTTGAGATGGCTATCACGTTTGCAAAAATTAGAATCATCACACTGCAGCCTTGAAATATTTGACATGTATTCGCCTTTTTTTCCCTTCCCCACTTCACACTTTTTCAGAAAAATGGCCTCTTGAGCTCAGAGACATAGAGTAGAGTCTGAGCATAGAGTagtattcatattatattagctcAGAGACAATAATATAGAATTTAGTGCGCACAGATAACAAAGTCACAACCAAACTATTTAAGGGGTAGTCCACATTAAAACATAAAGGTTTACCCCGTTTACCCACATCTCATCAACACCACAGACCTGAACTGGCCTTTTGGCCAGaatccagtagggcgattgtctaacacctgcatcaatcattattacaatctcaattgttctgattggctgaatttgtgcgattcttgttgcaataatgcattgtagccaatagtaagcgagcattacctaaccaatcagagatgattgcgatcgtgacattgtagctgtcaaacaaccgcggtagggccccagaTAAATCTTCTGATGGTGCTGCACAATCTCTATGTGTGATGCAATGCTAATGCATTGACTGAGTGATGGTTGGAGCCAAGaagtttatatttatacttCTTGGTCTGAGCGATCTAATGGTACCACCAAATTGCGACAAACAGCAAGCATGTGGGCGGGTGTTTACGTATGCTTGCTCAACGCTTTTGATCGTAGAATAGTGCATCCGTTTAGAGTCGAAATTAAAAGACAACACTTGACAAAACGTGTTCGGAAACTTGTTGCCGGAACTTGTTGTTAAAACTTGTTGTTAGAACTTGTTGCTAAAAATTGTTGTTGAAACTTATAGACGAAACTTGTTGTTGAAACTTGCTGTCCAAACTTGTTGCAGAAAGTTGTCGTTGATACTCGTTGATGTATTTGTTGCAgaaactgtggccctaccgcggttgtttgacagctacaatgtcacgatcgcaatcatctctgattggtttatgctcgctcactattggccacaatgcatttttgcaacaagagtcgcacaaattcagccaaacagaacaattgagattgtaataatgattgatgcaggttttagacaatcgccctactggttgtGGAAACGTGTTGCCGTAACTTGTTGGCGAAACGTATTGCCAAAACTTATTTGCTGAATATTgttgttaaattattattctctCTTCTCTTTTCGATCATTCTACAAAGGATGCTTTGGAGCGTTCCGATTGGCAGGCAAGCCCTCTGTGGTGTTTGCCGATCTGTTGCCGATGTTTGCTGTATGTTGTTTACCTTAAGCATCTTGGCGGCaccacaataattattttatcgtCTGAGCACAACACTAGCAGCACACAAATGCTCAGGTGATCAGAACCACAGAGTAATGATGCTGAGAACATGCTCAGAAAACAATGGCCTGAGATAATCTATGGCCTGCCTACTCAGAACaaggcatagagatagtatcagatagtataggtaggtacattcatcCAAGGAACAAGGACTATCCTGCCCTAGTAATTTATCTATGGAatgctaataatttttttgacaGCATTAATGTCGGCGTTCGCTTggtgtttatttttgtaatttacatACAGTAATTTTTGTGATAATCCTAATTAATATGATAAAGTTATGTGAAATATAAGTGTTTTTTGTGGTGAATAGCATTAAACACAAAATGCCGTATTACTGCACTGTACCTCGCTGTACATCGATGGCGGGGAAGGCAAAAAATGTATCATTTCATCAGTTCCCAAGGGACGAGGAGCTTGCAAGACTTTGGAATGATATATTAAAGAGAGGGAAGCCTTACACGAAGTATTCGAAAGTGTGTAGCTTACATTTTACACCGGATGATTATACTATGACTAGCGGGCAAAAAAATAAaggtaaacaaaacaaaaagaacaCGCTTAAGTTGGTGTTAAATGTTAACtcgtgtaattttttttgcggTTGTTAAATAACACTGGTCCGTAATATTCGTTCACAGTTATTATCAGTAGCAGTTATGGCTGTCTGTGCATCTGTAGTTTTTAGAATACAAATCACAAAATAAggctgtttattattatttggtatGTTTATTTGAGAGTGGGTTTGCCGTAGCACCAGTAACCAGTAACCATTTCATCAAGAGTAACCCGGCTGGCaatccggctcactactgagcacagttTTCCTCTCAGCATTAAAaatagtttggccatagttcaccacactggccaagtgggTTGGcactcacacacgtttgagaacattatgaaaaactctcagatatgcaggtatcctcatgatgtttttcttcacctttaaagcaaggtatatattgcttaaaacacacataactccgaaaagttaaaagtgtGTGTAAccccccgaccttccgaataggaagCGGATGTCTTAAcacctaggctatcacagtttatttacaatatttgtgtaTGTACAGTATGCAGCTGAAAgcaatgtacatcaacctttagaagggagatagcagattcgtagagcgttgtccctgtcgttgagacggacaaaacgtaatataggtatgagtgacagagacaacactctacaaagccgaaatgtcattctaaagacagatgtacattactttcggccgcgtactgtataataattttattgtttacatcTATAGGACAATGGAGGACCTTGAGAAAAGATGCAATACCTTCACAGAACTTACCTGCCGACTCTCCCGGGCCGCACATGGGAAGAAGTTCTTGGACACCACCACCCGCTATGATGGACGCCAGGGTATGTAAActgtataaatttttttaactttaattttctATTAAAGATGATTTTTAGGTACAAAGAAAAagagatgaaattttcacagaatgtatatttCGACTATTGCAGCTATAACAGCaaatagtaaatagtaaatatttcaaaaacgcCACCatgaaatatgaaaaaaattaaaagtgttatttcattACAAAGGTACAGAATCCTTTGTGTGCAAGTCTGACTGTCACTTGACCATTTTTACTAACTGAGTAatcttacaataatattaaattataaaattttattacctTTATAGATGCACCAACAGATGGCACAAGCTATATATGTTCAGACTATGCTAGCAATGCAGGCAGCTGGCATAACTGCACTTGGCCCTGGTAAGCTAACCCATCTCTACATctaaatcttcttcttcttcttctatcttctatctaaatatataaaaggaaaaggtgactgactgactgactgactgactgactgactgatctatcaacgcacagctcaaactactggacggatcgggctaaaatttggcatgcagatggctattatgatgtaggcatccgctaagaaaggatttttgaaaattcaacccctaagggggtgaaataggggtttgaaatttgtatagtacacgcggacgaagtcgcgagcataagctagtctaaatatataaaaggaaaaggtgactgactgactgactgatctatcaacgcacagctcaaactactagactgattgggctgaaatttggaatgcagataacCGCTATGACGTAGACTTCTGCTAAGAAAgatgttttgaaaattccttaagggggtaaaattgggaTTTAAATTtggtagtccatgcggacgaagtggtGGGCATAAGCTTGTACATCATTAAGTGTaaagtaaaatttatttttactttcaaCTCATACATTGATAGTCTCTCACCCATAAAAGTCCCATAGTAATTCCTTGATTATCATTCATTCTTGAAAAAAGTGGCCTGTGTtcatccccaggatgcaagctatctctgtaccaaatgtcaaaatcagttaaacaaaTGGGGCTTTAGAATCCTGTGGGAGTGTTGATTTTCTGCGACAAAACAGCCTATGTCGggctccgggatgcaagctatatctgtaccaaatttcatcaaaaccagACTAATGGATGGGCTGTTAAAAGCTATTATACTTGCACGTTCTCGCAACTATAATATTGGTGTGGATTCTCCCAAAATGTGCATTATATCTATGATAAAGCATAAATGCTCAAATATGACATTGTTTGCCCTCTAGAGACCCCATCATCACCGTCGCAAGCTGCAGGAGAAACAGAAACGTCCACATCCCCACCATTATCTCATACATTTACACAATTAGAACAAATTCTCGCACAAAACTCCcatcaaaatatcaaaaaccTTACACAAACTAGCAATTATGAAGTACCTTCGAGCCATAATAATGAAACACATAGAGAAACAGTGACATTTAAGTGCACACAGTGTACGAGATGTTTCAAAGACCCAGACGTTTTCATCCTACACAAACGAACTCATCCCAAAGATGAAACTGGCAACACTGATGAGATGTTACGCGCGAACCCTATTTTAGCTAACCTGCTTAAATCTGACACACAACAAGCTGTTGCGactgaacaaaataatttagattccaataatattaaaagtatcGAAAGTCAAATTATGACGGCTCTAGCCGCAAATATGGAAAATTATCTGCGTAACCTGTCAACAATTATGACTAATGGTAACACTGCGGAAACAATAGATAATCAATTCGAAAATGGAACATCCGATTCTCAAGATGGTGACTCATCCAACTGTGATAGCAAAGACTTAAATGAATCTTCAGACTCAAATTTAGTTATAAATGAAGATGCTTCCTAATTCTTAATAAGCTTTTTTAtcaattctattttatttccTATTGGAAGAGGTTATTTTTACAACTCGACtaatttttaacttaaaaaaaatagaaaatctaCCCACCTTTAGTATTAGAGTAAGATGTATATTTTTCTACTTAACTATAATCTACTTTTGTATTGAAAACAAATCTACCATATTCGTAGATATTTTATAGACTGATGAAAACTTTTAATATGAATTGgacttgaattttaatttttactaagtatagatatttttaagtaactttaatacaaaaaaccggccaagtgcgagtcaggctcgcgcaacgagggttccgtacaaaagtcctattttatcgacattttgcacgacatttcaaaaactatgatacttaaaaataaataaaaatctgttttagaatgcacaggtgaagctctttcatatgataccccacttgatatagttattcctttgatataattattttgaaaatactaattattagttcatggccacaatttaattttttttgtgtgatgtaaccacaaattcatggttttcagattttcccctaatgtctgctataagacctaccttcgtgccatatttcataattctaggtcaaggggaagtaccttgtaggtttcttgacagacagacagacaacaaagtgattctataagggttccgtttttccttttgaggtacggaaccctaaaaaagagtaAATGCAAGTTTAAATGCAACTTCGCCCTTTATCCTTTGTTAGTTAAAACGACTATGTACACAGGGCTATTTtaaacatagtaaaatataaaaatttaagaccaattttaattataaagtaataaaaagacTGTAGCATACCTTCAATTGGTAACCCACCGTATTGTCACCGTTTTAACACTTTTGGAACGGAGCTATAGGTAATAGTAAGATTACTAATTATGATTTTTAGCAAGTAGGAACCTAGTGCCTTAGATGTCTGTAGAATTTGTATATTTAGTTTTATCAGAAATATAAGCACAGCGTTtcagatatattttttactagattttGCTTAGACAGCATATTCTCATCTGTATTTTTAGTAAGTGGAACACAAACAatctagaaaaaataaaaatatagtttagtATTAACTATAGTGCCCGCCAAACAACTTGGGCATAAAGCAGCGTAGTAGGAGAAAGTTGGCGAATCCAGCAAACGAAAGTCGACGTATCAACCAATCACGTGCACTCTCGCCgaatgatcaaccaatcgcgtgcacccgccattcgccagccaatcgggtcaatactcaagttgtttgccgggcactgtAACTATTATGGTACGTTCACACTCATGGCCACTGTCGCCCGATGACATCTTTTACTGGGCGGTGCTCGGCAAGTGCACTAATGTTGGAAGGTATTAAGTGCCTTTGTATTGACTCTTGCCCAAGACCAAGGTATTTAATGCCTTTTTACACATATGTTGTTGCCGAACGTTTGCCGTGAGTGTAAACGCAACATTATGTGTTTGGTTTAGTCCACACTGAAGCTATTTTGCTGTACAtatatacgtatttttttataatggcAACTCATGTACGAGTAGAATATTGTCTATGGTAGGgaattttctttttacatattatatgtaatatACATTTCTTTATTGGAGAATAATATGCATAAtttattttggtgaaatttgctAAAATTTGAACTTAAGGTTTCGCACTTCTTTCGCGTTATTTCAGTACATAATTATACGTATTACGCCTAATATTCTATTATTTGTTATTCTAGGTCTAAAACTAAACCAGATATCGATTACCTGACTACGTGTCCAttgattttaagtttatttcgtggtttaacgacatgtgtattgtataaaacgggtacataggtaccacgattaattagacgattttaactgccgatatttcgactcactTGCCACGACGGGACCTGCAACTGAGGTCTTCCGACTTCGTCCcacgtggaatttggttttaaaaatccca
Proteins encoded in this window:
- the LOC117985635 gene encoding uncharacterized protein, which codes for MPYYCTVPRCTSMAGKAKNVSFHQFPRDEELARLWNDILKRGKPYTKYSKVCSLHFTPDDYTMTSGQKNKGQWRTLRKDAIPSQNLPADSPGPHMGRSSWTPPPAMMDARMHQQMAQAIYVQTMLAMQAAGITALGPETPSSPSQAAGETETSTSPPLSHTFTQLEQILAQNSHQNIKNLTQTSNYEVPSSHNNETHRETVTFKCTQCTRCFKDPDVFILHKRTHPKDETGNTDEMLRANPILANLLKSDTQQAVATEQNNLDSNNIKSIESQIMTALAANMENYLRNLSTIMTNGNTAETIDNQFENGTSDSQDGDSSNCDSKDLNESSDSNLVINEDAS